The Apibacter raozihei genome contains a region encoding:
- a CDS encoding glycosyltransferase: MKILISVINNISTDQRVSKVCSSLKKHNFNINIIGTNLYGSPPLKKEYPAYRIPLIFNKSFLLFAEFNIKLFWRLLLRTDKNTILASNDLDSLLPNYLVSKIKKVPLVFDSHEIYSELPSIQGRYSQKVWKLLEKFLIPRINSFYTVSNGYASYFYKTYNKKPTVINNAPYFYYKELNECNASKIIIYQGVLKEGRGLIHLIHAMALLPQFKLWIVGTGLYENRLKTLVRDLKLNNIDFLGHKLPEELKIITPQASLGVSLEENCGLSYYYSLPNKVFDYIHSGIPIVGTFLPEIKSVIEENQIGEVIINHEASEIAKKIRLVMQNGKKFYQYNLRKAAEKYCWENQENKLIDIYLRASNSDK, encoded by the coding sequence TTGAAAATCCTAATTTCGGTAATTAATAACATTTCCACAGATCAAAGAGTAAGTAAAGTTTGTTCTTCCTTAAAAAAACATAATTTTAATATAAATATAATTGGTACTAATCTTTATGGCTCTCCTCCTCTAAAAAAGGAATATCCAGCTTATAGAATTCCCTTGATATTTAATAAAAGTTTTTTATTATTTGCTGAATTTAATATTAAACTTTTTTGGAGATTATTGTTACGAACTGACAAAAACACGATACTTGCATCAAATGATTTAGACTCTTTACTTCCTAATTACCTTGTCTCAAAAATAAAGAAAGTACCTTTGGTATTTGATAGTCATGAAATATACTCCGAGCTTCCCTCTATACAAGGAAGATATTCGCAAAAAGTTTGGAAACTATTAGAAAAATTTTTAATTCCCCGTATTAATTCTTTTTATACCGTAAGTAACGGTTATGCTTCTTATTTTTACAAAACATATAATAAAAAACCTACAGTGATAAATAATGCTCCTTACTTCTACTACAAAGAATTAAATGAGTGCAATGCTTCTAAGATTATTATTTATCAAGGCGTATTAAAAGAAGGGCGTGGCCTTATTCACTTGATACATGCAATGGCTCTTCTTCCACAATTTAAACTTTGGATAGTGGGAACCGGTTTATATGAAAATCGTTTAAAAACATTAGTACGTGACTTAAAATTAAATAATATTGATTTTTTAGGACATAAATTGCCGGAAGAATTAAAAATTATAACTCCACAAGCATCTTTAGGTGTAAGCCTTGAAGAGAACTGCGGGTTAAGTTATTATTATTCTTTACCTAATAAAGTATTTGATTATATACACTCTGGAATACCTATTGTAGGAACATTTCTTCCGGAAATAAAATCTGTAATTGAAGAAAACCAGATAGGTGAAGTAATAATAAATCATGAAGCATCGGAAATCGCAAAAAAAATTAGACTAGTAATGCAAAATGGTAAAAAATTTTATCAGTACAATCTCAGAAAAGCAGCTGAAAAATATTGCTGGGAAAATCAGGAAAATAAACTAATTGATATTTATTTACGAGCAAGTAATTCTGACAAATAA
- a CDS encoding oligosaccharide flippase family protein, which translates to MKINLNIIKDFILHNKVFENYFFMTVLKLISTFLGLLLYPYLISTLGMETYGKYIFAQAITSFFIILVSFGFDLPNTKKIVENKDNLKTKSFILSGVFTSKLYLLFISIILFGLLLYLFRNEDISPIIFSICFSQILGELFFPVWYFRAIQKMKIVTYIQLFFRLMTVPFILIFIKAPENLWIYALIMSLSIIFGGLVSMYIILKKYKLRLKLISIKSLKTFFKEASPFFWTNCIEAVKDQAATIIAGTFLGMSEVAIYDLAKKIIITPRIVTANINSALYPKIIAENNKSKIKKIIFFETIIGFSIVLLISIFGYWIVIFLGGENMNFSYPVSIILSFTILSWLVVGAYTNFIFIPSGHSYFITLNQSIALIIFILACSLLFVHKNIIVISFALSLSGVCEIFFCKYLTKKYSLL; encoded by the coding sequence ATGAAAATAAATTTAAATATAATTAAAGATTTTATTCTGCACAATAAGGTTTTTGAAAATTACTTTTTCATGACTGTATTAAAGTTGATATCAACTTTCTTAGGCTTATTATTATATCCATATTTAATAAGTACATTAGGAATGGAAACATATGGAAAATATATTTTCGCTCAAGCAATAACATCTTTTTTTATAATTTTAGTATCTTTTGGTTTTGATCTTCCAAATACAAAAAAAATTGTTGAAAATAAAGATAACTTAAAAACAAAAAGTTTTATATTATCTGGTGTGTTTACGTCAAAGTTATATTTATTATTTATTTCAATTATTCTTTTTGGTCTTTTATTATATTTATTTAGAAATGAAGATATAAGTCCGATTATATTTTCAATTTGCTTTTCGCAGATTCTTGGCGAATTATTTTTTCCGGTGTGGTATTTCAGAGCGATACAGAAAATGAAAATCGTTACCTACATACAACTTTTTTTTCGTTTAATGACTGTACCTTTTATTTTAATATTTATTAAAGCTCCAGAAAATTTGTGGATTTATGCTTTAATAATGTCCTTATCAATTATCTTTGGAGGGTTAGTATCCATGTATATTATACTAAAAAAATATAAATTAAGATTAAAACTCATTTCTATAAAATCTTTAAAGACTTTCTTTAAAGAAGCTTCACCTTTTTTCTGGACTAATTGTATTGAGGCTGTTAAAGATCAGGCAGCGACCATTATAGCTGGTACATTTTTAGGAATGTCCGAAGTAGCTATATACGATTTAGCTAAAAAAATCATAATAACTCCAAGAATTGTTACTGCAAATATAAACAGTGCTCTTTATCCTAAAATTATTGCCGAAAATAATAAATCTAAAATTAAAAAAATCATTTTTTTTGAAACAATAATAGGATTTAGTATAGTCTTATTAATCAGTATTTTTGGATATTGGATTGTGATATTTTTAGGAGGAGAAAACATGAACTTTTCTTATCCTGTATCAATTATTTTAAGTTTTACAATACTATCATGGTTAGTTGTTGGAGCGTATACTAATTTTATTTTTATACCAAGTGGTCACTCTTATTTTATCACGTTGAACCAGAGTATTGCTTTAATTATCTTTATTCTAGCTTGTTCTTTACTTTTTGTTCACAAAAATATTATTGTAATAAGTTTTGCATTGTCATTATCCGGAGTGTGTGAAATATTCTTTTGTAAATATTTGACAAAAAAATATAGTTTATTATAA
- a CDS encoding RluA family pseudouridine synthase: MFLENQILFEDNHILIINKKAGQIVQGDKTGDVPLIDEIKAYIKKKYFKPGNVFAGLVHRIDRPTSGIVVFAKTSKALSRLTEMLKKREIKKTYWAVVKKGEIPNSQRLVHYLKKNEKNNKSIIFKHETQGAKEAILTYKIIKTSDHYQLLEVDLETGRHHQIRAQLSSIKAPIKGDLKYGFDRSNPDGSIHLLARKIEFCHPVTKKIISLEAPVPDNDNLWKSFID, encoded by the coding sequence ATGTTTCTGGAAAATCAAATTCTTTTTGAAGATAATCATATTCTTATTATCAATAAAAAAGCAGGTCAGATCGTTCAGGGCGATAAAACCGGAGATGTTCCACTGATAGACGAAATTAAAGCTTATATAAAGAAGAAATATTTCAAGCCGGGCAATGTTTTTGCCGGATTAGTTCACAGAATAGACCGTCCTACCTCTGGAATTGTGGTTTTTGCCAAAACCAGTAAAGCATTAAGCCGTTTGACAGAAATGTTAAAAAAGAGGGAAATAAAAAAAACGTATTGGGCTGTAGTTAAAAAAGGTGAAATACCAAATTCTCAAAGGCTTGTACATTATTTAAAAAAGAATGAAAAAAATAATAAATCTATTATTTTTAAACACGAAACACAGGGTGCTAAAGAGGCTATACTCACTTATAAAATTATTAAAACTTCAGATCACTATCAACTTTTAGAAGTTGATCTGGAAACCGGAAGACATCACCAGATACGCGCTCAACTTAGTTCGATTAAAGCTCCCATTAAAGGAGATTTGAAATACGGATTTGATCGATCAAATCCTGATGGCAGCATACATCTATTGGCCCGAAAAATAGAATTTTGTCATCCTGTTACCAAGAAAATAATAAGTTTGGAAGCTCCGGTTCCTGATAATGATAATCTATGGAAGAGTTTTATAGATTAA
- the panB gene encoding 3-methyl-2-oxobutanoate hydroxymethyltransferase, whose product MSIHSDIKKVTVETFKKMKASGEKISILTAYDYSIARLADEGGVEAILVGDSAANVMAGYETTLPITLDHMIYHAQSVSRALQRAMLIVDLPFGTYTANSSQAHDSAVRVMKESGAAAVKIEGGMEIQNSIKAILDAGIPVMGHLGLTPQSINQFGSFKLRAKEESEAEKLINDAKLLEELGCFSIVLEKIPAALGEKVSKEISIPTIGIGAGNKTDGQVLVIHDILGLNKNFKPKFARKYLNLHEQIVGAVSDYVNDVKNQSFPSSEESF is encoded by the coding sequence ATGTCCATACATTCCGATATAAAAAAAGTAACTGTTGAAACTTTCAAAAAAATGAAGGCCTCAGGAGAAAAAATATCTATTTTAACAGCTTATGATTATTCTATAGCCCGCCTGGCGGATGAAGGCGGAGTTGAGGCAATTTTGGTTGGTGATTCCGCAGCTAATGTAATGGCTGGCTATGAAACTACGTTGCCTATTACACTGGATCATATGATTTATCATGCACAATCTGTGAGCCGAGCTCTACAACGAGCCATGCTGATTGTTGATCTACCCTTTGGTACTTATACAGCAAACTCTTCTCAAGCACATGATTCTGCTGTTAGAGTAATGAAAGAATCAGGGGCTGCTGCTGTAAAAATTGAGGGTGGAATGGAAATACAAAATTCAATTAAAGCTATACTTGATGCAGGAATACCTGTAATGGGACATTTAGGCCTGACTCCTCAATCTATTAATCAATTCGGTTCATTTAAGCTCAGAGCTAAAGAAGAATCTGAAGCTGAAAAACTTATTAATGATGCTAAACTATTGGAGGAACTAGGATGTTTTTCAATTGTATTAGAAAAAATTCCTGCTGCATTAGGTGAAAAAGTCAGTAAAGAAATATCTATACCTACTATTGGAATAGGAGCTGGAAACAAAACGGATGGACAAGTATTAGTAATTCACGATATATTAGGTCTTAACAAAAATTTTAAACCTAAATTTGCAAGAAAATATTTAAATCTTCACGAACAAATAGTCGGAGCTGTTTCCGATTATGTAAATGATGTTAAAAATCAAAGTTTTCCAAGTTCCGAAGAAAGTTTTTAA
- a CDS encoding RapZ C-terminal domain-containing protein, with protein sequence MTMNKPLEITVQSFSYRKGYPEDSTGNGGGYVFDCRGILNPYRFGELRYLTGKDQEIKEFFQEKTVMSSFLDCIQNIISISIDNYVERNFSSLQINFGCTGGQHRSVYAAEQIAKYIKSNYPSVNVQLNHTNSENWELKKQ encoded by the coding sequence ATGACCATGAACAAACCTTTAGAAATAACTGTACAAAGCTTTTCTTATAGAAAAGGATACCCTGAAGATTCTACAGGTAATGGTGGAGGTTATGTATTTGACTGTAGAGGGATATTAAATCCTTATCGGTTTGGAGAACTAAGATATCTTACAGGAAAGGATCAAGAGATTAAAGAGTTTTTTCAGGAAAAAACTGTTATGTCTTCTTTTTTAGATTGTATACAAAATATAATTTCAATTTCAATTGATAATTATGTAGAAAGAAATTTCTCATCTTTACAAATAAACTTTGGCTGTACAGGAGGACAACATCGTTCTGTATATGCTGCTGAACAGATCGCTAAATATATCAAATCAAATTATCCTAGTGTAAATGTTCAATTAAATCATACCAATTCTGAAAATTGGGAACTTAAAAAACAATAA
- a CDS encoding aminoglycoside phosphotransferase family protein, producing MRKENETDRIQEFVKNYLKSDNFSIEPITNSASERKYFRVKTLENSIILTFSSHIAENKTFLYFSKIFKDNNVPVPSILNIDRDNEMYLQEDMGDFSLLEVLLHNGEDTTSENLYKKSLKHLLNLQFNISDKIDYSKCFDFKSFNKDIINNDLNYFKFYFFQPLEIPYSNSDLLKEFMQIGETIESMEPRGFMFRDFQARNIIVKNNEPYFIDYQGGMLGNPFYDLVSLLWQAKAQLSENFKENLKNYYFSEVRKVHSITDKSMEISYQYCLLIRLLQVLGAYGFRGILQKKKHFKESLILGINNLKILHKESLILHKYPELKRIIQILISNKTEIKINQIIK from the coding sequence ATGCGTAAGGAAAATGAAACGGATCGAATTCAGGAATTTGTAAAAAATTATCTAAAATCCGATAATTTTTCAATAGAACCGATCACAAACAGTGCATCTGAAAGAAAATATTTTAGAGTAAAAACTCTTGAGAACTCAATTATTTTGACTTTTAGTTCCCATATAGCTGAAAATAAAACTTTTCTTTATTTCTCTAAAATTTTCAAGGACAACAATGTACCGGTTCCTTCAATCTTAAACATTGACAGAGATAATGAAATGTATTTACAGGAAGATATGGGAGATTTTTCCCTCTTAGAAGTACTTTTACATAATGGTGAAGATACAACTTCGGAAAATCTTTATAAAAAATCTTTGAAACATTTATTGAATCTTCAATTTAACATATCAGATAAAATTGATTATTCAAAATGTTTTGATTTTAAATCTTTTAATAAAGACATAATAAATAATGACTTAAATTATTTTAAATTTTATTTTTTTCAACCACTTGAAATACCTTACTCAAATAGCGATTTACTCAAAGAATTTATGCAAATCGGTGAAACTATTGAGAGTATGGAGCCTAGGGGATTTATGTTTAGAGATTTTCAGGCAAGAAATATTATTGTAAAAAATAATGAACCTTATTTCATAGATTACCAGGGAGGTATGCTAGGTAACCCATTTTACGATTTGGTATCTCTTTTATGGCAGGCAAAAGCACAACTTTCTGAAAATTTTAAAGAAAATTTAAAAAATTATTATTTTTCTGAAGTAAGGAAAGTTCATTCGATTACAGATAAATCTATGGAAATCTCCTATCAATATTGCCTGTTAATACGACTGCTTCAAGTTCTTGGGGCTTATGGATTCCGAGGAATTCTTCAGAAAAAAAAGCATTTTAAAGAAAGCTTAATTTTAGGCATTAACAATCTGAAAATTTTACATAAAGAAAGCTTAATTTTGCATAAGTACCCTGAATTAAAAAGAATTATCCAGATTTTAATTAGTAATAAAACTGAAATAAAAATAAATCAAATAATTAAATGA
- a CDS encoding undecaprenyl-diphosphate phosphatase — protein MSTLEAIIIAIVEGLTEYLPVSSTAHMIFTSSILGMEDDNFLKMFQYCIQFGAIMAVVALYWRKFFDFKRVNFYVKLVCAVIPALILGKLFSDKIDDVLEKPIPIAVVLVIGGIILLFVDRLFKNPTILKEEDISIKQAVIIGFWQCLAMMPGTSRSAASIIGGMQQKLSREVAAEFSFFLAVPTMLAVTVYSLTLKNWEENGIDMKGYELLAANSDKLEMFLLGNLIAFIVSIFAIKFFVGVIKKYGFKIWGWYRIIVGSLLLIYFCFFQKP, from the coding sequence ATGAGTACTTTAGAGGCAATTATTATAGCAATTGTTGAGGGACTAACTGAATATTTACCGGTTTCTTCTACTGCACATATGATATTCACCAGTTCTATACTGGGAATGGAAGATGACAATTTCCTAAAAATGTTTCAATATTGCATACAGTTTGGTGCAATCATGGCTGTTGTTGCACTTTACTGGAGAAAATTTTTTGATTTTAAACGAGTTAACTTTTATGTAAAATTAGTATGTGCTGTAATTCCTGCTCTGATACTAGGAAAATTGTTTAGCGACAAAATAGATGATGTTTTAGAAAAGCCAATACCAATTGCAGTGGTACTTGTAATCGGTGGGATAATTCTTCTTTTTGTTGATCGTTTATTTAAAAATCCTACCATTTTAAAAGAGGAAGATATATCAATAAAGCAAGCTGTCATCATAGGATTCTGGCAATGTTTAGCAATGATGCCCGGAACCAGTAGATCTGCCGCCTCAATTATTGGTGGAATGCAACAAAAATTAAGTCGTGAAGTGGCAGCAGAATTTTCTTTTTTTCTTGCTGTACCTACCATGCTTGCAGTAACTGTATATTCGCTAACACTTAAAAACTGGGAGGAAAACGGTATTGATATGAAAGGTTATGAATTACTTGCAGCAAATAGTGATAAGCTTGAAATGTTTTTACTCGGCAATCTGATTGCATTTATTGTTTCCATATTTGCTATTAAATTTTTTGTTGGTGTAATAAAAAAATATGGTTTTAAAATATGGGGCTGGTATAGAATTATTGTGGGTAGCCTTTTATTAATCTATTTTTGTTTTTTTCAAAAGCCATAA
- a CDS encoding DUF3098 domain-containing protein: MKKNILKNTDSESKKTLLFGKKNYTYMLVGIIFIALGLILMTGPDANTRPDGVYDKNYWNNDIFSFRRIRLAPILIVVGFIIEIYAIMINSVKKDN, encoded by the coding sequence ATGAAAAAAAATATACTTAAAAATACTGATTCCGAATCTAAAAAAACATTGCTTTTCGGAAAAAAGAATTATACATATATGTTGGTCGGTATTATTTTTATTGCTTTAGGACTTATATTAATGACCGGCCCTGATGCAAATACAAGACCTGACGGTGTATATGACAAGAATTACTGGAACAATGATATATTCAGTTTCCGAAGAATTCGTTTAGCTCCTATACTGATTGTTGTAGGCTTCATCATTGAAATATATGCTATTATGATTAATTCCGTAAAAAAAGATAATTAA
- a CDS encoding cell division protein FtsX, with protein sequence MAAKTDKLNKGRLRSSNITVVISISLVLFLIGIIGMIAINANSYIDYLKEQMVIEVFFKNDRNKENLVKNQKLQLQYLDSVKVNPYVKSAKYISKEDATKTAKRDLGVDSQDLFEEDIFPASITVALKSEYIDSLHIETIKKQLQKNNLVDEVKSDSNLLSEMNKGVRKMTIGISVLAIIILLIAVSLINNSIRLKIYAKRFIIKTMQLVGAKQLFIMKPFLLQALIFGLLGGIIALLMLYGVNYALVVNNILPPIVDYTNYILLSLFIIVLGALITTASTWFATWRFLRLKLDDLYYS encoded by the coding sequence ATGGCAGCAAAAACAGATAAACTTAACAAAGGAAGATTACGATCTTCTAACATAACTGTAGTCATTAGTATTTCTTTAGTTTTATTCTTAATAGGCATCATAGGAATGATAGCTATAAATGCAAATTCTTATATTGACTATTTAAAAGAACAAATGGTTATTGAGGTTTTCTTTAAAAATGATCGGAACAAGGAAAATCTGGTTAAAAACCAAAAGTTACAGTTACAATATCTGGACAGTGTAAAAGTAAATCCTTATGTAAAATCTGCCAAATATATATCTAAAGAAGATGCTACTAAGACAGCAAAAAGAGACCTGGGAGTAGATTCTCAGGACTTATTTGAAGAAGATATTTTTCCGGCATCCATAACAGTTGCACTTAAATCCGAATATATTGATTCTCTGCATATTGAAACCATAAAAAAACAGCTTCAAAAAAACAACTTGGTTGATGAAGTTAAATCAGATAGCAATTTGTTATCTGAAATGAACAAGGGCGTTAGAAAAATGACTATTGGTATTTCTGTTTTAGCTATTATTATCTTATTGATAGCCGTCTCTCTTATCAATAATTCCATTAGATTAAAAATTTACGCCAAACGATTTATTATAAAAACAATGCAACTAGTTGGAGCGAAACAGCTATTTATTATGAAACCTTTCTTACTTCAGGCTCTTATCTTTGGGTTGTTAGGGGGTATTATAGCCTTACTTATGTTATATGGCGTTAATTATGCACTGGTTGTAAATAATATTCTACCTCCTATTGTAGACTATACCAATTACATCTTATTATCTTTATTTATAATAGTTTTAGGTGCTTTAATCACGACAGCTAGCACATGGTTTGCTACCTGGAGATTTCTACGTTTAAAGCTGGATGATTTATATTATTCATAA
- the rsmA gene encoding 16S rRNA (adenine(1518)-N(6)/adenine(1519)-N(6))-dimethyltransferase RsmA, translating to MKVKPKKHLGQHFLNDKNIASRIVDSLSYKNYSTVLEVGPGMGVLTQFLLDKSVDVYAAEIDQESVEYLEINFPKLKNNIVGDFLKLNLNEFNNGQLAVIGNFPYNISSQIVFKILENRSHIPESVGMFQKEVAERIVSGKGNKIYGILSVLTQAYYEAEYLFTVHENVFTPPPKVKSAVIRLKRFRNTIEDVDEALFIKIVKAGFNQRRKTLRNALKVLEIPENLNSHEFMSLRAEQLSVDDFILLARLWHQ from the coding sequence TTGAAAGTAAAACCAAAAAAACATCTGGGACAGCATTTTTTAAATGATAAGAATATTGCTTCTCGTATAGTTGATTCATTATCATATAAAAATTATTCTACGGTTTTGGAAGTAGGACCGGGTATGGGGGTGTTAACACAATTTTTACTTGACAAAAGTGTAGATGTTTATGCCGCAGAGATTGATCAGGAATCCGTTGAATATTTAGAAATAAATTTCCCTAAACTTAAAAACAACATAGTTGGTGATTTTTTAAAGTTAAATCTGAATGAATTTAATAATGGGCAATTAGCGGTTATAGGTAATTTTCCCTATAACATTTCTTCTCAGATAGTTTTTAAAATTCTTGAAAACAGATCGCATATACCAGAGAGTGTAGGTATGTTTCAAAAAGAAGTTGCCGAACGAATTGTATCCGGTAAGGGAAATAAAATATATGGTATATTGTCAGTTTTAACTCAAGCATATTATGAAGCGGAATATTTGTTTACTGTTCATGAGAATGTGTTTACCCCTCCACCTAAAGTTAAATCAGCTGTAATTCGTCTCAAGCGATTTAGAAATACTATTGAAGACGTAGATGAAGCATTGTTCATTAAAATAGTGAAAGCAGGTTTTAATCAGCGCAGGAAAACCTTAAGAAATGCACTGAAAGTTTTAGAAATTCCAGAAAATCTCAATTCTCATGAATTTATGAGTCTTAGAGCAGAACAATTATCTGTAGATGATTTTATTTTATTGGCCCGTTTATGGCATCAGTAG
- a CDS encoding YHS domain-containing protein: MINSINKLIGAIVIAFLVSCQPSEKKHEGGSVKLSDVKVVNELDPVCEMSTSEHLKDTLTYQGKLYGFCSENCKEEFKANPEKFLNK; the protein is encoded by the coding sequence ATGATAAATAGTATAAATAAATTAATAGGTGCAATAGTAATTGCGTTTTTGGTTTCTTGTCAACCTAGTGAAAAAAAGCACGAAGGCGGATCTGTTAAACTTTCAGATGTAAAAGTAGTGAATGAATTAGATCCGGTTTGTGAAATGTCTACATCAGAACATTTAAAGGATACATTGACTTATCAAGGGAAACTATATGGCTTTTGTAGCGAAAATTGTAAAGAAGAGTTTAAAGCTAATCCTGAAAAATTTTTGAATAAATAA
- a CDS encoding adenylosuccinate synthetase translates to MIHIVLGTGFGDEGKGQCVHSLSDKNTLVIRFSGGHQCGHTVITESGKRHIFSQFGSGSFRNASTYISEFCTMYPIGLFEEYNTLKNKLSSELKMYVHPMVNITTPFDLAYNRTISMINGHGTCGVGFGATLERSEEFYNLYANDLFTPYIYNTKFSLIEKYYKEKVRKLNMSSQIIYEQEVCHAMDGWKESIEFFQQFCKIHVLSEIHLKYKHMVFEGSQGILLDQNFGFFPHVTRSNTTSKNALKIIGENQFHNKEISTWYVSRCYQTRHGNGPFSDSDSIKLKNTSEETNQANNWQGNFSISKLDFSLIKHSLTCDKIYNMSSRKNLIFTCMDQLIEKELFMKELGDSLLQDSVEKIYFKSQPDWL, encoded by the coding sequence ATGATACATATAGTTTTAGGAACAGGTTTTGGGGATGAGGGTAAAGGACAGTGTGTCCATTCTCTCTCAGATAAAAATACATTGGTTATTAGATTTTCAGGTGGGCACCAATGTGGGCATACAGTTATTACCGAATCAGGAAAACGACATATATTTTCACAGTTTGGTTCAGGGTCTTTTCGTAATGCATCTACCTATATAAGTGAATTTTGTACTATGTACCCCATAGGATTATTTGAAGAATATAATACTTTAAAAAATAAACTAAGCTCAGAGTTAAAGATGTATGTTCATCCGATGGTAAATATTACTACTCCTTTTGATTTAGCGTATAATAGAACTATCTCAATGATCAATGGTCATGGTACCTGCGGAGTAGGCTTTGGAGCGACACTTGAAAGAAGTGAAGAGTTTTATAATTTATATGCCAATGATTTGTTTACCCCTTACATTTATAATACTAAATTTTCATTAATCGAAAAATATTATAAAGAAAAGGTTAGGAAATTAAATATGAGCTCGCAGATTATTTATGAACAAGAAGTGTGTCATGCAATGGATGGGTGGAAAGAAAGTATAGAGTTTTTTCAGCAATTTTGTAAAATACATGTTTTAAGTGAAATCCATCTCAAGTATAAACACATGGTGTTTGAGGGTTCACAAGGGATTTTATTAGATCAGAATTTTGGCTTTTTTCCTCACGTAACCCGGTCAAATACTACCTCTAAAAATGCTTTGAAAATTATAGGTGAAAATCAGTTTCATAATAAAGAAATTAGCACATGGTACGTTAGTAGATGCTATCAGACAAGGCACGGAAACGGTCCATTCTCAGACAGTGATTCTATAAAACTTAAAAATACCTCAGAAGAGACTAATCAGGCAAATAATTGGCAGGGAAACTTTAGTATATCAAAGTTAGATTTTTCCCTTATTAAACATTCATTAACCTGCGATAAAATATACAATATGAGTAGTAGAAAAAATCTTATTTTCACTTGTATGGATCAGTTGATTGAAAAAGAGTTGTTTATGAAAGAGCTGGGAGATAGCTTATTACAGGATTCAGTCGAAAAAATATATTTTAAAAGTCAGCCAGACTGGTTATAG